A genome region from Mycobacteriales bacterium includes the following:
- a CDS encoding pyridoxal phosphate-dependent aminotransferase — MAQSRISARVGGIAESATLAVDAKAKALKAAGRDVIGFGAGEPDFPTPQPIVDAAAAACADPAMHRYTPTPGLPALRQAIADKTLRDAGYTVTAAQVLVTNGGKQAVYEAFATLLDPGDEVILPAPYWTTYPESIRLAGGTPVVVATDAASGYLATVEQLEAARTPRTKALLFCSPSNPTGAVYPPEAVQAIGRWALEHGVWVISDEIYEHLLYDGATAPSMPVLVPELADTCVLLNGVAKTYAMTGWRVGWMIGPTDVISAAGNLQSHATSNVSNVAQAAALAAVSGDLSAVAMMRSAFDVRRQTMVRMLNDIPGVECPTPQGAFYCYPSVSALLGKPLRGRTPQTSAELATVVLEEAEVAVVPGEAFGDLGAFRMSYALGDDDLVEGVGRMHKLLSEIAL; from the coding sequence ATGGCCCAGTCACGCATCTCCGCCCGAGTCGGCGGCATCGCAGAGTCCGCAACCCTCGCCGTCGACGCGAAGGCGAAGGCGCTCAAGGCGGCTGGCCGGGACGTGATCGGGTTCGGCGCGGGCGAGCCGGACTTCCCGACGCCGCAGCCGATCGTCGACGCCGCAGCCGCCGCGTGCGCCGACCCGGCGATGCACCGCTACACCCCGACCCCGGGCCTGCCGGCGCTGCGCCAGGCGATCGCCGACAAGACCCTGCGCGACGCCGGCTACACGGTGACGGCGGCCCAGGTTTTGGTCACCAACGGCGGGAAGCAGGCGGTCTACGAGGCGTTCGCCACGTTGCTCGACCCCGGCGACGAGGTCATCCTGCCCGCGCCGTACTGGACCACCTATCCCGAGTCGATCCGGCTGGCCGGCGGCACCCCTGTCGTCGTGGCGACGGACGCCGCGAGCGGCTACCTGGCGACCGTCGAGCAGCTCGAGGCGGCCCGGACGCCCAGGACCAAGGCGCTGCTGTTCTGCTCGCCGTCGAACCCCACCGGCGCGGTGTACCCGCCGGAGGCGGTGCAGGCGATCGGGCGCTGGGCGCTCGAACACGGCGTCTGGGTGATCAGTGACGAGATCTACGAGCACCTGCTCTACGACGGCGCGACCGCTCCGTCGATGCCGGTGCTCGTCCCGGAGCTGGCTGACACGTGTGTGCTGCTCAACGGTGTCGCCAAGACCTACGCCATGACGGGCTGGCGGGTGGGCTGGATGATCGGCCCGACCGACGTGATCAGCGCAGCCGGCAACCTGCAGTCGCACGCCACGTCCAACGTGTCGAACGTCGCCCAGGCCGCCGCGCTGGCCGCGGTCAGCGGAGACCTGTCCGCGGTCGCGATGATGCGCAGCGCCTTCGACGTGCGCCGCCAGACGATGGTCCGGATGCTCAACGACATCCCGGGGGTCGAGTGCCCGACGCCGCAGGGGGCGTTCTACTGCTACCCGTCGGTCTCCGCGCTGTTGGGCAAGCCGTTGCGCGGTCGCACGCCGCAGACCTCCGCCGAGCTCGCGACCGTGGTGCTGGAAGAGGCAGAAGTGGCGGTGGTGCCGGGTGAGGCATTCGGCGATCTCGGCGCCTTCCGGATGTCCTACGCGCTCGGCGACGACGACCTCGTCGAAGGGGTCGGCCGGATGCACAAGCTCCTCAGCGAGATCGCGCTCTAA